The Balnearium lithotrophicum genome segment AGATGGCAGGGATATTTAGATTTTTTAAACAATAGTAAGTTAGAGATTTCCTCTGTTCGGGATGTTTTGTATCTTTATCAAAGGTTCGAGTATTATAGACAGGAATTTTCCACTTTCGGTTACTTATTTCCTTGTTTACATTTTTTGAGACATACCTTGCTATTTTTCCAAGTTCTATACCTTTATAAACTTCACCATCAATAACAATACACTGTCCCCAGAACCTTGGATTAAGGGAGTGAAAACCAAAACCGTCGTGTAACGTTAAAACAATATCAGGTTTAACCTCCTCTATGAAATTTTTGAGCCAGACTACTTTATCGTAATCTGGGTCTTTAGGAGACAAATTAGAAAATTTTCTATTCATGTCTCCATTGTATCCCCTCTGGTTAGCAAGAATAGAGACAAAGTTCATTCTTGGTGCTATAAAGAGCTCTCCCCTTTTAACTTTTACGTGTCTTAAAATGTCTGCCGCCTTGTAAGCTCCAGGTTCATTCCCATGTATACCACCAACTATGAGTACTCTTCCTCCCTTTTCCTTTCCCACAATGTGGGTTTCCTGAAGGGGAAGGGGAGGAAGCTTTATAAGAACACTTCCTTTTGAAGCAAAAGCTTCCTTAATACTGAAGAAGGGAAGGGAAAAAGCACCAATTAAACCTTTTATAAATTCTCTTCTCCAAGAATCTTCCATTGTTTCCCCTTCTTATAAATATATAACACTTTATTTGTAGTGGAATGATAGTTGTTAGATTTGTACCTCAATATCATTCTCGCAACGTAGAGATTTCCTAATTCATCCTTTGTTATCGTCAAGTCAGATATATCTATCTTTATCCATTTTTTCCTCTTCGTTATTCTTTTCTTATAACTTATCCAGGAGTTGATATCTCCTCTCTTCCAGACAAACCTTTCATCGTAGAGGGATAGGTAGGTAGCTATATCCTTTGGAGAATTCTCCCAAGCTTTTTTCCACTTCAGAATAAAGTTTATCAAGTCCTTCTTCTCATTTATGAACTCCTCTTTCGAAGAGAAGCTCAATTCAGAAACTATTACAACAGGTGTTCTCTTCGTTGATATGAGATTTTTAAGTACTCTAAGGTCTGGATTTTTTAATACTATACAACCGTTGGAGCTGTGAGGAGGTCTATGGGGATTGTTTGTTCCATGAATCCAAATTCCATGTCCATCTCTTTTTAGTATTTTCCTGTCTAATAGATTTGGATAGTTTAATGGAAATGCACCTAAACCATATATTGGAGGGAGATTTTCTCTCCAGTACATTGGGAAGTATATTCCTTCAGGTGTTCTTAAATCCCCTTCTCCCAATTTATCTCCAGGTCTCTTCCCGGTAATACAGTGGAACTTTTTTACAATAACTGGAAAGCCATTTTCCATCTTAACTACGTATAAGATTTCGCTGTTGAAGTTCAGAAAGAAGGTGGACACCCTAAAATAAGATTTGAACTCCAACAAAAGGAGGTGTCCACCAATGAAACAATTAAAGAAATTCAAAGGAACATCCCTGCACATATCAAATACACCCTTCAAAAAAACAATCAAAAGAGGAACGAAAATAAAAACAAAACTCGACCTAACAAAAGACCCAAACGTGAGAAAAAGACTTAAATGGATTCAACATTACGAAAAACACCAAAATGCAAGACT includes the following:
- a CDS encoding M14/M99 family metallopeptidase, producing MEDSWRREFIKGLIGAFSLPFFSIKEAFASKGSVLIKLPPLPLQETHIVGKEKGGRVLIVGGIHGNEPGAYKAADILRHVKVKRGELFIAPRMNFVSILANQRGYNGDMNRKFSNLSPKDPDYDKVVWLKNFIEEVKPDIVLTLHDGFGFHSLNPRFWGQCIVIDGEVYKGIELGKIARYVSKNVNKEISNRKWKIPVYNTRTFDKDTKHPEQRKSLTYYCLKNLNIPAICLETSKQMPNLETKVVFHLKMLKEFFDLYNVTIEPDFRYLISNVQKLLYPQNFYSATVCVNGRIIEISSSRKLKVPPRSTVQVIRFNGTDGTNGIFNGVNKNYREFSIRRKLSIDVKDDFKKKFNISIVVG
- a CDS encoding L,D-transpeptidase family protein; this translates as MSTFFLNFNSEILYVVKMENGFPVIVKKFHCITGKRPGDKLGEGDLRTPEGIYFPMYWRENLPPIYGLGAFPLNYPNLLDRKILKRDGHGIWIHGTNNPHRPPHSSNGCIVLKNPDLRVLKNLISTKRTPVVIVSELSFSSKEEFINEKKDLINFILKWKKAWENSPKDIATYLSLYDERFVWKRGDINSWISYKKRITKRKKWIKIDISDLTITKDELGNLYVARMILRYKSNNYHSTTNKVLYIYKKGKQWKILGEENL
- a CDS encoding helix-turn-helix domain-containing protein, translated to MKQLKKFKGTSLHISNTPFKKTIKRGTKIKTKLDLTKDPNVRKRLKWIQHYEKHQNARLTCRYFGISPTTFYKWKNRYKKYGLEGLKDRNKRPHRVRQPQ